CAATTCCTGATGTCATTGTTGCTGGTCTACTCTGCTTTATGTGGGCAATGCTTACCGCATTGGGCTTGTCAAACCTACGGTATAGTGAGGCTGGAAGCTCTCGGAATATCATTATTGTTGGGTTATCattgtttttctctctttccaTACCTGCCTACTTTCAACAATATGGTCTCTCTCCAAACTCCAACATGTCAGTGCCGAATTATTTCCAGCCTTATGTTGTGGCTTCTCATGGACCTATACAGAGCAAGAATGGAGGGGTATGTCTTTCTCATGTTTTAACGAACCTTATGCTTGCATTCTTGGTGTCAAATTTTGTGAAAAAGATATTCAGAAGTGTCATTGTCTATTTCATCTGTTGGGGTTACTGCAGTAGATAAAATTGTTTCACTGCCTAAATATCTGAGTGATTTGGTGAATGGAagtaaactaaaataattttcaataggGAATAGTTATTTGCAGTTTTCTGTTATTTGGTTTTGACTGTATATTCCGCATCATTGACATTCTCCTGCCTGCTCTTATTTAATTAGTACTTACGGCATaatcatcttttctttttttccttttttatttcatttttattttactggTACTGCATTACATCTTTGtatatgtttatattttaatatgtggGTTCATGTGACTTGTGAATTCAAGATTCGGTGAAagctactatatatatatatatagttttgcAATGGGCCTGTTCGTTTTGCACTTGAATGCTTTCTCTAAACTACTATGCTCCAGTTATTCAGGGTCAAGTTCCTAAAATAACACGATATTGGTTCATTTTGCAGCTGAACTATGTCTTGAACACGTTGTTTTCACTACACATGGTGATAGCGTTTCTTGTTGCTTTTATCCTGGACAACACTGTTCCTGGCAGTAAGCAGGAACGTGGGGTATATGTTTGGTCAGAGGCCGAGGTTGCTAGAAGGGAACCTGCTGTTGCGAGTGACTACGAGTTGCCCTTGAGAGTTGGTCGGATTTTCAGATGGGTGAAGTGGGTTGGCCTCTGAAGAACGATGATCTCATGGGCTGAGATTTTCAGTCTTTCAAATGGCTCAACTGAGTCTAAGATTCACATGGTTCTGTTGGGCTAGTGATGGATATTAGTATAGGTCATGTTACAAAAATCAATTTGTGTACATTGGAGATCTCCAGAGGGATCTATCCGTGTTGTAATTTATTAGATTAATCATTGTATCTagttttgattcatcaaaatctcCAGCTGGgtaacttttttgttttgttcttgAAGCGGACTATAACAAATCATTTTGAATGTATATatacacattttttttttgccGGTTTCATCCAGCTTCATTGTAATTCCTACAGGAAGCAAGGTTAATATTATTGTTGGGTTATCGTCTCTAGTGGAATCTGGTATATTTGAGGTTCATTCATGGAGCATCGAATGCCGTCTTATTGGATGAAAAGTCACTAAAATCCTCTGTTCTATTTCTTATTTATTGTTCGAAGAATGTGATAGAGGAAAATGTTGACCACACATTCAAATCATAAGCGTTAACTTTACCATTCTTGAATTTTGGTGTAGTTTCTATTTTGTTAGGTGTCGGCTTTCAAATGTTCAAATAATACTGATAATAATACTGCTCCAATCTCCAAGTGATATATGTGACATCACACTAATCACCAAGAGTTCATGTCATCAATAAGCACCCACAAGCCACGTGAAATCCCTTCATTTGTAGAAGAGCCATGTGTGTTTTTATGCTATCAATTCCTAAGAGAGTTTTACACAACTATGATTGAAATCCTGGAATATTTCACCAAAACATTTTGCTTTTTCGTTTCCCCTTTTTTTCCTGGCAAAAGAGGAAACATCCAAGCTTGAAAGCAAATATAAACTTCCCATTATAAGTCAatataaaatactttaaaaaattaacaacgaAGGGGACCTATTAGTAGTAACAAGGaatagaaaagagagaagagggggGTAGGTGTGAGATTGACCAAACCACCTTCACACGCACACACCATACCCTCAAAATTTGTCACGCACCAATATTTAAACCCTGAACTCCGCATCCATTCTTTTCTCAGCTTGAAGTTCCCTTCTCCTAGAGAGAACTCCAAGCTAAAGCTACCTTATTCATAAGATTATCACCTACGTTAGATTTTCCATTTCACCCCTACTCTTTCTTCTTAAGTACCAAATTGGAACAAAAATGCACACTCTCTCACCGCCGTATTCCAACGCACTCAGCTACCTCCACCGGGGGAGTGAGCCCACATTTCGAGTCGTTCCAACCCGAATAACGGTTAAATGTGGTTACGGGTTCGAATCATCAAGCTTCTCGCAGGGAGTCGGGTCAACCCGAACGGACTGGCAGAGCGCATGCGCCATCCTATCCAGCAAGGTCGACTCTCAGAACGAGGATTCAAACCCCGCAGCTGCCGGAGAGAACATAGCCGCCGTGAACGGCCACAAATCCGCAGTAACAGACCTGAACCTAGTCCACGTCAGCGGCGAAAAAACGCTTCCTCCAAAGCCGCTCACCATCTCCGACCTATCGCCAGCACCGATGCACGGCTCACAGCTGCGCGTGGCATACCAGGGAGTCCCAGGTGCGTACTCCGAGGCTGCCGCTGGCAAAGCCTACCCTAACGGAGAAGCCATAGCTTGCGATCAGTTCGAGGTTGTTTTCCAAGCCGTTGAGCTCTGGATAGCCGATCGCGCCGTTCTACCCGTCGAAAACTCCCTCGGCGGCTCGATCCACCGGAACTACGACCTCCTCCTCCGCCACCGCCTCCACATCGTGGGCGAGGTCCAGCTCCCCGTTCACCACTGCCTCCTTGCCCTTCCCGGCGTCCGATCGGAGTACCTGACGCGCGTGATCTCTCACCCTCAGGCCCTCGCACAGTGCGAGCATACTCTCACCAAGCTCGGCCTCAACGTGGCTCGCGAAGCCGTAGACGACACCGCCGGCGCCGCGGAGTTCGTGGCCACCAACAACCTCCGAGACACTGCGGCAATCGCCAGCGCACGCGCGGCAGATCTGTACGGTCTTCAGATCCTGGCGGATGGGATCCAAGATGACCCGAATAACGTGACCCGGTTCGTGATGTTGGCCCgagaaccaatcattcctcGCACGGACCGGCCTTTTAAGACGAGTATCGTGTTCGCGCACGATAAAGGGACCTCCGTGCTCTTTAAGGTGCTCTCGGCGTTTGCGTTTAGGAACATCAGTTTGACTAAGATCGAGTCAAGGCCGCATCGTAACCGTCCGATCCGGATTGTTGACGATGACAAGAATGAAGGGACAGCAAAGCACTTCGAGTACATGTTTTATGTTGATTTCGAGGCATCTATGGCTGAGGTCAGAGCACAGAATGCCCTGGCTGAGGTTCAAGAATTCACCTCCTTTTTGAGGGTTTTGGGTAGTTATCCCATGGATATGACACCGTGGAGCCCTTctgcttctccttcttctcGGGGAGAGTAGAATTTAGCAatttctctattattttttttttcataaaacgTAATTGAACACATAATTGTGCCATATGATTATATATTTGATCATTGTCAAAATTGTGCAGATAATCCTTTAATATTTTGGTTCGATTCGATTTTACagtatatatttttgaattatatttgaCTTTTGTGTTTCTTTGTTTGAGCAAACAATCTTAGAATTTGGGATCTGAAATTCTTAGTAGAGCTTTTAGAAAGTGGGTTGTTGAAGGATTTAGGAGAGAGTCATTGTAGATTTTCGTCAAATAATAGTTGTTAGGTGAGGCTATGTCCTCCTTATATGATTTTCATGAAAAAATGCACTTGTCAACTAAGACAACCTACATTTTAGGTGGTTGATTATGTTTGGGATGAATACTcaatattttatgtttggacATTATTGAAGAACAAAATGTAAGTCTAGCCGAGTTGGTctaatataactaaaattaattatagttagtattattttaaattttattatttaaattaattagatttaattcataaaaaacCTTAGATAcgtaatattatatatacataaaactaACGTAAAAGTTTTATGTTTAGGTTAGGGACTgtatttgtttgaaattttgtaagGCCTAATTAATTgctaatatattttcttttggtAGAGAAGAATTATAGAAAAACTACCAAAAGTACCTATGAAGTTTACGAACGCTGACAAAAATACCCATAAACTAAACTAAGGAAATTAATGATGTACCCATGGAAAATGAGTTCCGTATGACAAAAGTatctaaatcctaattttttgtttatttttttaataaaattcccaAACTATCCCCACCCTCAACCTCAACTCACTTTTTTAATCTTCCATAACTCAACATGCACCTTTAAAACTTGTTATGGAATCCAAAACTATTCCTACGACAGATGAAATGAACCTTTTATGGTGGAAATTTTGAATAATAACGCAACAGAGGATTGCAGCGCCAAGattaacaaaagaatcaatcaaTACCGATGAAGAATCAGAGAAAGAATCATAAAGGAACAGTTTTTAATCGTTTCatttgttttttcctttttttcttaatttgagGGCTTTCTTTGTGTGAAGGGATTGgcgaaaaaaatggaaaagagcTCACCATACTAAATTTATCTACTAGGAATCGGTCGAAGTCttctaccaccaccaccaccattgaTTTTGGCCTGGTTTattataggagtagttttagaCTCCATGACAAAGGTTTTAAAGGTACAAGTTGGGTTATGGAATGTTGAAAAAGTGAGTTGAGGTTGAGAGTGAGGGTAGTTtgggaattttattaaaaaattaacaaaaaaattagggtttagaTACTTTTGTCATACAAACCCCATCTTCCGTAGGTACATCattaattttcttagtttatgaGTACTTTTGTCAGCGTTCGTAAACTTCATGGGTACTTTTGGTAGTTTTTCCGAAGAATTATTGACTAATATCTAAGCCAACATGAAACCTCATATAGTATTGCTTTGGCTGCCTCATTTCAAATTAGACACTTATTTTAAAGAACAACGTAGCACACCATAAGGtagtgatttttttataaactgtAGTTTCACATGTTGATATgccatttttttttccatttccaCATGATACACGTTAGTTGTTAGTACATGGTAGGTCCTCTGAAGATACAGCtagattatatatattgtttacaTCCATTCAATTTATCAAATCCTACCCCACCACgaacaaattcaaattaaaagcacattgaaataagaaaaagaaaatgaaaatgagaatgaAAAGAACGTATCATAAATCTTTTGTCTTTTGTTACAATAATTGTTTACAAAGCCATAACATCAAACACTACCCTctagtttcatttaattttcaaGTCAATT
The genomic region above belongs to Arachis duranensis cultivar V14167 chromosome 3, aradu.V14167.gnm2.J7QH, whole genome shotgun sequence and contains:
- the LOC107476433 gene encoding arogenate dehydratase 3, encoding MHTLSPPYSNALSYLHRGSEPTFRVVPTRITVKCGYGFESSSFSQGVGSTRTDWQSACAILSSKVDSQNEDSNPAAAGENIAAVNGHKSAVTDLNLVHVSGEKTLPPKPLTISDLSPAPMHGSQLRVAYQGVPGAYSEAAAGKAYPNGEAIACDQFEVVFQAVELWIADRAVLPVENSLGGSIHRNYDLLLRHRLHIVGEVQLPVHHCLLALPGVRSEYLTRVISHPQALAQCEHTLTKLGLNVAREAVDDTAGAAEFVATNNLRDTAAIASARAADLYGLQILADGIQDDPNNVTRFVMLAREPIIPRTDRPFKTSIVFAHDKGTSVLFKVLSAFAFRNISLTKIESRPHRNRPIRIVDDDKNEGTAKHFEYMFYVDFEASMAEVRAQNALAEVQEFTSFLRVLGSYPMDMTPWSPSASPSSRGE